The Lonsdalea populi genome window below encodes:
- a CDS encoding nuclear transport factor 2 family protein, whose translation MDDIVSLLDDNIVWHIDGEPGVSSVGLLKGPAGLQDFPQNFKPRDFSISEIIPHNDSVLVLGRFRHIVLSAGNAVGSDMIIHFKVSGSKIIRYQVLEGPALLAGLLMPVMNGSFSRLELMALCIITAILAKDRRLFLLTDCSRIINFSRHNFRCC comes from the coding sequence TTGGATGACATCGTCAGCCTGCTTGATGACAATATCGTGTGGCATATCGATGGTGAGCCTGGTGTGTCTTCCGTTGGGCTATTAAAGGGCCCGGCCGGGTTGCAAGATTTCCCGCAAAACTTCAAACCACGGGATTTTTCCATCAGTGAAATTATTCCCCATAATGATAGCGTTCTGGTACTGGGGCGTTTTCGTCATATTGTACTGAGTGCGGGAAATGCGGTTGGCAGCGATATGATCATTCATTTTAAGGTATCAGGGTCAAAAATCATTCGTTATCAAGTGCTTGAAGGTCCCGCCCTCTTAGCAGGGCTTTTGATGCCAGTGATGAATGGCAGTTTCAGCAGGTTAGAATTAATGGCACTCTGTATCATTACCGCGATATTGGCGAAGGACCGACGCTTATTTTTGCTCACGGATTGTTCGCGAATCATAAATTTCTCTCGGCACAATTTCAGGTGCTGCTGA
- the mtfA gene encoding DgsA anti-repressor MtfA encodes MKWQWKTSPPSPEEGTAWQSALSIPLLAPLDECERQRLVNLAQQFLRQKRLVPLEHLELDVLMQQRIALLFCLPVMELGINWLDSFYDVLIYPSPFVVTDEWVDDIGLVHSGEVIQSGQSWEQGPVVLNWQDIQDSFDLSGFNLVIHEVAHKLDLRGGREISGVPLLPLWEIAQWEQALHGAMSELQEEIDLVGEEGASMDPYAACDPAECFAVLSEYFFSAPELLYERFPVVYNVFTRFYRQLPLERLQRWQKGAEAASSRNA; translated from the coding sequence ATGAAGTGGCAATGGAAAACCTCACCACCTTCGCCTGAAGAGGGGACCGCGTGGCAGTCTGCGCTATCTATCCCGTTATTGGCGCCCCTTGACGAATGCGAGCGGCAGCGGCTCGTCAACCTTGCGCAACAATTTCTTCGGCAAAAGCGTCTGGTGCCCTTGGAGCATCTCGAACTGGATGTGTTAATGCAGCAGCGTATCGCGCTGCTGTTTTGCCTGCCGGTGATGGAGCTTGGCATCAATTGGCTTGATAGCTTTTATGACGTCCTCATCTATCCTTCGCCGTTTGTTGTTACGGACGAATGGGTGGACGATATCGGCCTTGTCCATTCGGGTGAAGTTATCCAGTCTGGGCAAAGTTGGGAGCAGGGGCCGGTCGTACTTAATTGGCAGGACATTCAGGACTCCTTCGACCTGTCGGGATTCAATCTGGTGATCCACGAAGTGGCGCATAAGTTGGATCTTCGCGGAGGGCGTGAAATCAGCGGCGTTCCACTGCTTCCTCTGTGGGAAATAGCGCAGTGGGAGCAGGCGCTCCACGGGGCGATGAGCGAGCTGCAGGAGGAGATCGACCTGGTGGGAGAAGAGGGGGCCAGCATGGATCCCTATGCCGCGTGCGATCCCGCTGAGTGTTTCGCCGTGCTGTCCGAGTACTTCTTTAGCGCGCCCGAACTGCTCTACGAACGTTTCCCCGTGGTCTATAACGTGTTCACGCGCTTTTACCGTCAGTTGCCGCTGGAACGTTTACAGCGCTGGCAAAAAGGCGCCGAAGCCGCATCATCGCGCAACGCTTGA